The proteins below come from a single Gossypium raimondii isolate GPD5lz chromosome 2, ASM2569854v1, whole genome shotgun sequence genomic window:
- the LOC105788134 gene encoding probable methyltransferase PMT18 — translation MAKEYSGSPKHHHRLEAKRNPLTWILGVSFLCILFYVLGAWQRSSNPNTTQFSAYNRGGCDSHVTTSDNGNAVVGHPSSTNLDFASHHQVVLNSSKTVSQFPSCDMLFSEYTPCQDKVRGRKFDRNMLKYRERHCPAKEELLRCLIPAPPQYKTPFKWPQSRDYAWYSNIPHRELSIEKAIQNWIQLEGNRFRFPGGGTMFPRGADAYIDDIGRLIPLTDGTIRTAIDTGCGVASFGAYLLNRNILTMSFAPRDTHEAQVQFALERGVPAMIGIMGSQRLPYPARAFDLAHCSRCLIPWKKYDGLYLAEVDRILRPGGYWVLSGPPIHWKKFWRGWERTREDLKQEQDAIEDVAKSLCWKKVIEKNDLSVWQKPINHVECFRSKKVLKAPHMCESDDPDTAWYRNLEACVIPLPEVSSSDDVAGGAIEKWPERAYAVPPRIRSGSTPGVTAERFVEDNKLWKERVAHYKRIISPLPTGRYRNIMDMNAYLGGFAAAMLNYPVWVMNVVPINSNHDTLGVIYERGLIGTYQDWCEAFSTYPRTYDLIHASGLFTLYQNRCDITYILLEMDRILRPEGTVIFRDTVELLVKIQSITDGMRWKSQIMDHESGPFNPEKILVAVKTYWTGEATQKQL, via the exons ATGGCCAAAGAGTACAGTGGATCACCAAAGCATCATCATCGACTCGAAGCGAAGAGGAACCCCCTTACTTGGATTCTAGGGGTTAGTTTCCTCTGCATATTGTTTTATGTGTTGGGAGCTTGGCAGCGTTCTTCTAACCCCAACACTACTCAATTTAGTGCATACAATAGAGGTGGCTGTGATAGTCATGTTACTACATCCGACAACGGCAATGCTGTAGTTGGTCATCCATCATCAACCAACTTGGACTTTGCAAGCCATCATCAAGTTGTGCTAAACAGTTCTAAAACAGTCAGTCAGTTCCCATCATGTGATATGTTATTCAGTGAGTACACTCCCTGTCAAGATAAAGTGAGAGGAAGGAAATTCGATCGTAACATGTTGAAATACAGAGAGCGGCATTGTCCCGCGAAGGAAGAACTTCTCCGTTGTCTTATACCTGCTCCTCCACAATATAAGACCCCTTTCAAGTGGCCTCAGAGCCGAGATTATGCCTGGTACAGCAATATCCCCCACAGAGAACTCAGCATTGAGAAGGCTATTCAGAATTGGATTCAATTAGAGGGTAATCGTTTTAGATTCCCTGGGGGAGGTACCATGTTCCCTCGGGGAGCTGATGCATATATCGATGATATTGGCCGGCTCATTCCTCTTACTGATGGAACTATTAGAACAGCAATTGATACTGGCTGTGGG GTTGCAAGTTTTGGTGCTTACCTCTTGAATAGGAATATCTTGACAATGTCTTTTGCTCCAAGAGATACGCACGAAGCACAGGTCCAGTTTGCGCTGGAACGTGGAGTTCCAGCAATGATTGGAATTATGGGGTCACAGAGGCTTCCATACCCCGCTAGGGCTTTTGACTTGGCTCATTGTTCTCGCTGCTTGATCCCTTGGAAAAAATATG ATGGTTTGTACCTCGCTGAAGTGGACCGGATTCTACGGCCTGGTGGTTATTGGGTTCTTTCCGGTCCCCCTATTCACTGGAAGAAGTTCTGGAGAGGCTGGGAAAGGACACGGGAGGACTTAAAACAAGAGCAAGATGCTATTGAAGATGTTGCCAAAAGCCTATGCTGGAAGAAAGTGATTGAAAAGAATGATCTATCGGTTTGGCAAAAACCCATTAACCACGTTGAGTGCTTCAGAAGTAAGAAGGTCTTGAAAGCACCGCACATGTGCGAGTCAGATGATCCAGACACAGCTTG GTACCGGAATTTGGAAGCTTGTGTAATTCCACTTCCTGAAGTAAGCAGCTCAGATGATGTTGCTGGTGGGGCAATAGAAAAATGGCCAGAGCGAGCATACGCTGTTCCTCCTAGAATTAGGAGTGGCTCAACACCAGGCGTCACAGCTGAGAGATTCGTAGAGGATAATAAACTTTGGAAGGAAAGAGTAGCACATTACAAACGAATCATTAGTCCACTTCCCACTGGACGATATCGGAATATTATGGACATGAATGCTTACCTTGGGGGATTTGCAGCAGCTATGTTAAATTATCCAGTTTGGGTCATGAATGTGGTTCCTATAAATTCAAATCATGACACTTTGGGAGTTATTTATGAACGAGGCTTAATTGGTACCTACCAGGACTGGTGTGAGGCATTCTCAACATATCCAAGAACATATGATCTCATCCATGCTAGTGGCTTGTTTACTTTATACCAGAACAG GTGTGACATCACTTACATCTTGCTGGAGATGGATCGGATTCTGAGGCCGGAAGGGACCGTTATATTTAGGGACACAGTGGAGCTGCTTGTGAAGATCCAGAGTATAACGGATGGAATGAGATGGAAGAGTCAGATAATGGACCATGAAAGCGGACCTTTCAATCCAGAGAAAATTCTTGTTGCTGTCAAAACATACTGGACTGGTGAAGCAACTCAAAAACAGCTCTAA